The following are from one region of the Hymenobacter sp. YIM 151858-1 genome:
- the trpC gene encoding indole-3-glycerol phosphate synthase TrpC: protein MSTTISPPDVLARIVAHKQQEVAERRSLVPTTLLERSQYFNSPTLSLLGYLRRPELSGIIAEFKRRSPSKGWINEFAKVERTTLGYMMAGASALSILTDNEFFGGKNEDLATARKFNLCPILRKDFVIDEYQLLEARSIGADAVLLIASVLEPAEVRRLGLFAKDLGLEVLLEVHDREELLRTLDVAIDAVDLVGVNNRDLRDFSVNIDRSLELAQLLPARLGRVAESGLRTAADIQVLRQAGFDGFLIGETFMRNSRPEKACAALIQQLRELQAVR from the coding sequence ATGAGCACTACCATTTCGCCCCCCGATGTACTCGCCCGCATTGTGGCCCACAAACAGCAGGAGGTAGCCGAGCGCCGCAGCTTGGTACCCACTACGCTGCTCGAGCGCAGCCAGTACTTCAACTCGCCTACGTTGTCGTTGCTGGGCTACTTGCGCCGGCCCGAGCTCAGCGGCATTATTGCGGAGTTCAAGCGCCGCTCGCCCTCGAAAGGCTGGATCAACGAGTTTGCGAAGGTGGAGCGAACCACCTTGGGCTACATGATGGCCGGGGCTTCGGCGCTGTCTATACTCACCGATAATGAGTTCTTCGGCGGCAAAAACGAGGACTTGGCCACGGCCCGCAAGTTCAACCTGTGCCCCATACTGCGCAAAGATTTCGTGATTGACGAATACCAGCTGCTGGAAGCGCGCAGCATTGGTGCCGATGCCGTGCTGCTGATTGCCAGCGTGCTCGAACCGGCCGAGGTGCGTCGCCTAGGTCTGTTCGCCAAGGACCTAGGGCTGGAGGTGCTGCTCGAAGTGCACGACCGCGAAGAGCTGCTGCGTACCCTCGATGTCGCCATTGATGCCGTTGACCTGGTAGGCGTAAACAACCGTGACCTGCGCGACTTCTCCGTGAACATCGACCGCTCGTTGGAGCTGGCCCAGCTGCTGCCCGCTCGCCTAGGTCGGGTGGCCGAAAGCGGCCTGCGCACCGCGGCCGATATTCAGGTGCTGCGCCAAGCTGGCTTCGACGGCTTCCTGATCGGTGAAACCTTTATGCGCAACAGTCGCCCCGAAAAGGCCTGCGCCGCGCTTATTCAGCAACTGCGCGAACTGCAAGCCGTGCGCTAA
- the trpD gene encoding anthranilate phosphoribosyltransferase, which translates to MKQLLTALFEHHNLSRAEAHELMLRLGQGEVNDAEAAALLTVFRMRPITVPELAGFRDALLELCRDPELGTHEVLDIVGTGGDGKETLNISTLASFVVAGAGYKVVKHGNFGVSSSVGASNILAYFGYDFDSPTDRLRHQLEAANICFLHAPAFHPAMRRIAPVRRDLGVRTFFNMLGPLINPARPTAQLLGVYSLELLRLYQYLLQESGTRYAVVHALDGYDELSLTGDAKIATSEEGERLLTATELGLPVCRTEDLVGGRSVEGSARIFRDVLDGKGTRPQCDVVAANAALGICCINPNISLPDALDAAYESLDSGRARQAFTTLLNT; encoded by the coding sequence ATGAAACAACTGCTCACTGCCCTGTTCGAACACCACAACCTAAGCCGCGCCGAGGCCCACGAGCTGATGCTGCGCCTAGGTCAGGGCGAGGTGAACGACGCCGAGGCCGCCGCGCTGCTAACCGTGTTTCGGATGCGCCCCATTACGGTGCCCGAGCTGGCTGGCTTCCGCGACGCGCTGCTCGAGCTGTGCCGCGACCCGGAGCTGGGCACCCACGAGGTGCTCGATATTGTGGGCACCGGTGGCGACGGCAAAGAAACCCTGAACATCAGCACCTTGGCCAGCTTTGTGGTGGCCGGCGCTGGCTACAAAGTGGTGAAGCACGGCAACTTCGGCGTCTCGTCGTCGGTAGGTGCTTCCAACATCCTGGCCTACTTCGGCTACGACTTCGATTCGCCCACCGACCGGCTGCGCCATCAGCTGGAGGCCGCCAACATCTGCTTTCTGCACGCGCCGGCGTTTCATCCGGCCATGCGGCGCATTGCGCCGGTTCGGCGCGACCTAGGGGTGCGCACCTTCTTCAATATGCTGGGGCCGCTCATCAACCCCGCGCGCCCCACGGCTCAGTTGCTGGGCGTGTATAGCCTCGAGCTGTTGCGCCTGTACCAATACCTGCTGCAGGAAAGCGGTACCCGCTACGCCGTGGTGCACGCCCTCGATGGCTACGACGAACTCTCGCTTACCGGCGACGCCAAAATTGCTACCTCCGAAGAAGGCGAGCGGCTGCTAACCGCCACCGAGCTTGGCCTGCCCGTGTGCCGCACCGAAGACCTGGTAGGCGGCCGTTCGGTAGAAGGTTCGGCCCGCATCTTCCGCGATGTGCTCGATGGCAAAGGCACCCGCCCGCAGTGCGATGTGGTGGCCGCCAACGCCGCCCTAGGTATCTGCTGCATCAACCCCAATATCAGCCTGCCCGATGCGCTGGATGCCGCTTACGAGTCGCTCGACTCGGGCCGGGCGCGGCAGGCCTTTACCACCTTGCTGAACACCTAG
- a CDS encoding anthranilate synthase component II, protein MSILVFDNYDSFTYNLVQVLRELGYGDKITVRRNDQLDLDEVEQYDAVLLSPGPGIPSEAGLMPELIRRYAPTKRILGVCLGHQGIAESFGASLINLSTVRHGVATDATVAVPSERLFDGIPERFRVGRYHSWAVKPDSMPDCLEATAFDEEGEIMALRHREYDVRGVQFHPESILTEHGHRLLQNWLSGEEVDK, encoded by the coding sequence ATGTCTATTCTCGTTTTCGACAACTACGATTCGTTTACCTACAACCTGGTGCAGGTGCTGCGCGAGCTAGGCTATGGCGACAAAATCACCGTGCGCCGCAACGACCAGCTCGACCTAGATGAAGTAGAGCAGTACGATGCCGTGCTGCTGTCGCCGGGCCCCGGCATTCCCTCGGAAGCCGGGCTGATGCCGGAGCTGATTCGCCGCTACGCACCCACCAAGCGCATTTTGGGCGTGTGCCTAGGTCATCAGGGCATTGCCGAGAGCTTCGGGGCCAGCCTGATCAACCTGAGCACGGTGCGCCACGGCGTAGCTACCGACGCCACCGTGGCCGTGCCCAGTGAGCGGCTGTTCGACGGCATTCCGGAGCGTTTCCGGGTGGGGCGCTACCACTCGTGGGCCGTGAAGCCCGACTCCATGCCCGACTGCCTGGAGGCTACGGCTTTCGACGAAGAAGGCGAAATCATGGCGCTGCGCCACCGCGAATACGACGTGCGCGGCGTGCAGTTCCACCCCGAGTCTATCCTGACGGAGCACGGCCACCGCTTGCTGCAGAACTGGCTAAGCGGCGAAGAAGTGGACAAGTAG
- a CDS encoding anthranilate synthase component I family protein, whose translation MSAPIQLRTRHLSLPADTVTPVGLYLRLRDQYPGCLLLESSDYHAQQNAFSYIAFDELARFELRGAELLERLLNGTEERTTLANPRHEALERLRQFARRFEAPATNFPFITGGLFGYLGYGAAQYCEDVQFDAAKPVAGPLPDARYGLYRYVLALNHYRQELHVFEHTPADSEPDDAALQRLLSVVRSPVRPTFGFAMEGPEETNQTDDEFRRVLAAGQQHCLRGDVFQIVLSRRFAQRFRGDEFQVYRALRAINPSPYLFYFDYGQYRLLGSSPEPQLRVEGREASIFPIAGTFRRTGHDAEDAALAQKLADDPKENAEHVMLVDLARNDLARHGRTVEVRRFREIQYYSHVIHLVSHVAATLADGTDPLQVAADTFPAGTLSGAPKVRAMQLIDELEPTARGLYGGCIGHLGLNGDFNHAIFIRSFVSVGRTLYFQAGAGVVAKSDIESELNEVHHKLAALRQALKQAAAAGDEVLPVELGATEATAATIR comes from the coding sequence ATGTCAGCACCCATTCAGCTCCGTACCCGTCACCTCAGCCTGCCCGCCGACACCGTTACGCCCGTTGGCTTGTACCTGCGCCTGCGCGACCAGTACCCCGGCTGCCTGCTGCTCGAAAGCTCCGATTACCACGCGCAGCAAAACGCTTTTTCGTACATCGCCTTCGATGAGCTGGCCCGCTTTGAGCTGCGCGGCGCCGAGTTGCTGGAGCGCCTGCTCAACGGCACCGAGGAGCGTACCACCTTGGCTAACCCCCGGCACGAGGCCCTGGAACGCTTGCGGCAGTTTGCCCGCCGCTTTGAGGCGCCGGCTACCAACTTTCCCTTCATCACGGGCGGACTGTTTGGCTACTTAGGGTACGGTGCGGCGCAGTACTGCGAAGATGTGCAGTTCGATGCCGCGAAGCCGGTGGCCGGCCCCTTGCCCGATGCGCGCTACGGCCTGTACCGCTACGTGCTGGCCCTGAACCACTACCGCCAGGAGCTGCACGTGTTTGAGCACACGCCCGCCGATTCGGAGCCCGACGACGCAGCCCTGCAGCGCCTGCTGAGCGTGGTGCGCAGCCCCGTGCGCCCCACCTTCGGCTTTGCCATGGAAGGGCCGGAGGAAACCAACCAAACCGACGACGAATTCCGCCGGGTGTTGGCCGCGGGCCAGCAGCACTGCCTGCGCGGCGACGTGTTCCAGATAGTGTTGTCGCGCCGCTTTGCCCAGCGCTTCCGCGGCGACGAGTTTCAGGTGTACCGCGCTTTGCGGGCCATCAATCCTTCGCCGTACCTGTTCTATTTCGACTACGGCCAGTACCGCCTGCTGGGCTCGTCGCCCGAGCCGCAGCTGCGCGTGGAGGGCCGCGAGGCCAGCATCTTTCCGATTGCCGGCACGTTCCGCCGCACCGGCCACGATGCCGAAGATGCCGCACTAGCTCAGAAGCTGGCCGACGACCCCAAGGAAAACGCCGAGCACGTGATGCTGGTTGACTTGGCCCGCAACGACCTAGCCCGCCACGGCCGCACCGTAGAGGTGCGCCGCTTCCGCGAAATCCAATATTACTCGCACGTTATCCACCTAGTAAGCCACGTGGCCGCCACCCTGGCCGATGGCACCGATCCGCTGCAAGTAGCGGCCGACACATTCCCGGCGGGTACGCTCTCGGGTGCGCCGAAGGTGCGGGCCATGCAGCTGATTGATGAGCTGGAGCCCACGGCGCGTGGCTTGTACGGCGGCTGCATCGGGCACCTAGGGCTGAACGGCGACTTCAACCACGCCATTTTCATTCGCTCGTTTGTGAGCGTAGGCCGCACGCTTTACTTCCAGGCGGGTGCCGGGGTAGTGGCGAAGTCCGACATCGAGTCGGAACTGAACGAGGTGCACCACAAGTTGGCTGCGCTACGCCAGGCCCTCAAGCAAGCCGCCGCAGCCGGCGACGAAGTGCTGCCCGTGGAGCTCGGCGCTACGGAGGCTACCGCTGCTACCATCCGCTAA
- a CDS encoding alpha/beta hydrolase-fold protein has product MRLLLAVGLVLSLGQARAQTTLQLTSVPANTPAGAKLYVAGSFNNWNPASPDWQLQQAASGRYQVTLPATLTGAVEFKFTRGSWAAVETDAQFADVPNRKLTLTAAPTTVDLQVLGWKDLGTNAPAPCQSTAVQPQVRVVSTEFDMPQLGRKRRVWVYLPTGYAANPQQRYPVLYMHDGQNVFDKCTSFSGEWGVDEALGALEQQGIKAGSCIVVAVDNGGTTRLDEYSPWRNAQYGGGQGALYTDFLVQTLKPYIDANYRTLTDRANTGIAGSSMGGLISLYAATRYPNTFGRVGVFSPAFWFAEAELKAYLNQHRAAAPTRFYFVAGAQESQTMVPLMQAVRDSLQRAGYAATDLSYQVRADGQHAEWFWQREFPAAQQWLFAPALVNSQQSGAKTAMFSLYPNPAGQQLTVQLPEGWQEARLELSDTTGRVLLRRSLRGPNTPLDLSHLLKGSYTVRLKNKKQVVSRTFVKN; this is encoded by the coding sequence ATGCGCCTTCTGCTTGCTGTTGGTCTTGTCCTGTCCCTAGGTCAGGCCCGGGCCCAAACCACGCTCCAGCTCACCAGCGTGCCCGCCAACACCCCCGCCGGGGCCAAGCTGTACGTGGCCGGTAGCTTTAATAACTGGAACCCGGCCAGCCCCGATTGGCAGCTCCAGCAAGCGGCATCGGGCCGGTACCAGGTTACCTTGCCCGCCACGCTTACCGGCGCCGTCGAGTTCAAATTCACCCGAGGCTCCTGGGCGGCGGTAGAAACCGACGCCCAGTTTGCCGATGTGCCCAACCGCAAGCTCACCCTTACGGCCGCGCCCACCACCGTTGACTTGCAGGTGCTGGGCTGGAAGGACCTAGGAACCAACGCCCCTGCGCCGTGCCAGTCGACGGCCGTGCAGCCCCAGGTGCGCGTCGTCAGCACAGAGTTTGATATGCCGCAGCTCGGGCGTAAGCGGCGGGTGTGGGTGTACCTGCCCACCGGCTACGCTGCCAATCCGCAGCAGCGCTACCCGGTGCTGTACATGCACGACGGGCAGAACGTGTTCGATAAATGCACCAGCTTTTCGGGCGAGTGGGGTGTTGACGAAGCCCTAGGTGCGTTGGAGCAGCAGGGCATTAAGGCAGGCAGCTGCATTGTGGTGGCCGTGGACAACGGCGGCACCACCCGCCTCGACGAGTACTCGCCGTGGCGCAACGCGCAGTACGGCGGCGGGCAGGGCGCACTCTACACCGATTTTCTGGTGCAAACCCTGAAACCCTACATCGACGCCAACTACCGCACCCTCACCGACCGCGCCAATACCGGTATTGCCGGCTCGAGTATGGGCGGGCTGATTTCGTTGTACGCGGCCACGCGCTACCCCAATACTTTTGGGCGGGTAGGGGTGTTTTCGCCGGCGTTTTGGTTTGCCGAGGCCGAGCTGAAAGCTTATCTGAACCAGCACCGCGCCGCCGCACCCACCCGCTTTTATTTTGTGGCCGGCGCTCAGGAAAGCCAGACGATGGTGCCGCTGATGCAGGCCGTGCGCGACTCGTTGCAGCGGGCCGGCTACGCCGCTACCGACCTTAGCTACCAGGTGCGCGCCGATGGCCAACACGCCGAGTGGTTTTGGCAGCGCGAGTTTCCGGCGGCGCAGCAATGGTTGTTTGCGCCCGCGCTGGTAAATAGTCAGCAGTCAGGGGCCAAAACCGCAATGTTTAGCCTATATCCTAATCCGGCCGGGCAGCAACTTACGGTGCAGCTGCCCGAGGGCTGGCAGGAGGCCCGGCTGGAGCTTTCGGATACCACGGGGCGCGTGCTGCTGCGGCGTAGCCTGCGCGGGCCCAACACCCCGCTCGATTTAAGCCACCTATTAAAAGGAAGCTACACGGTTCGGCTCAAAAACAAGAAACAAGTGGTGAGCCGGACGTTTGTGAAAAACTAA
- a CDS encoding SusC/RagA family TonB-linked outer membrane protein → MKHSYLPKLWFLLFFLVSCCLNAAAQTGAVSGRILDENQQGLPGVTVLIEGTQLGSSTNGEGQYLIQNVPAGPRVVVASFVGFSTQRIPVTVVAGQTATVPNTVLGENTTLLNEAVVIGYGTQRRQDLSGSVEQISERQFVKGQVTNPEQLVQGKVAGLQVTTSSGAPGAGSVIRIRGGSSLNAGNDPLFVIDGVPVDNRDLPGASNPLSLINPNDIESISVLKDASAAAIYGSRASNGVIIVTTKKGLQGEKLRVNVSSQNSVSTPVRYVDVLSADEFRALVNERGNAQQKASLGTANTDWQKEIFRTAQTTDNNVSLTGAVGKLPFRASAGYLDQEGLLKRNDLKRYTGALSLTPVLLDGNLRVDMNVKGSWIDNNFSNQDAVGAAVYYDPTQPIFSSEGRFAPYGGYFQFLDNGSINTLAPRNPVGLIEQNRRRSTVKRSIGNLQLDYKLPFLRDLSANLNLGYDIQRSRGTSVTDPNSGQLTGARLGRGIFEQYARDNNNRLLEAFLRYNKQFGGSRLELLGGHSYQSFDYKEYVFDDRDVFGQIFQNPADRPINGKDYFDPGYRLLSFYGRANYTLKDKYILTATFRADGSSRFLEENRWGYFPSAAFAWRLKDEGFLKNSSAVSDLKLRLSVGQTGQQDIGNRYYDYISLYTPSRNTAQYQLGNQFYNTLRAGLYNEELKWETSTTYNAGLDFGFLDGRISGAVDAYQRKTTDLLSFIQVAALTNLSNEGFFNVGDLETRGVEANLNLGLVRGDKFDWSINANANVLRTEITRLTNVENPNFVGNPTGGIDGGVGNNIQINSVGYQPQSFFVFQQVYDSNGKPVEGLYVDRNGDGVINGSDRYRYQSARPRAILGFGTNLTYGKASLAATLRSHIGNYVYNNVRSQSFFVQNSNGFVNNTTAEVNDSRFGSPQYFSDYFIENASFLRMENITLGYNFGNIYKDRANLNVSFAVQNLFTITNYTGLDPEPQRDGNQGIDNTIYPRPRTFTVGLNFGF, encoded by the coding sequence ATGAAACACTCCTACCTGCCGAAACTTTGGTTTCTGCTTTTCTTCCTAGTCAGTTGCTGCCTGAATGCGGCCGCCCAAACGGGCGCCGTGAGCGGGCGTATCCTTGACGAAAATCAACAAGGCCTGCCGGGCGTAACTGTACTCATCGAGGGCACGCAGCTGGGCAGCTCCACCAACGGCGAGGGCCAGTACCTGATTCAGAACGTGCCGGCCGGTCCGCGCGTGGTGGTGGCCTCGTTCGTGGGCTTCTCCACCCAGCGCATCCCCGTAACGGTGGTAGCCGGCCAAACCGCTACCGTGCCCAACACCGTGCTGGGCGAAAACACCACCCTGCTGAACGAAGCCGTGGTTATCGGCTACGGCACCCAGCGCCGCCAGGACCTCTCGGGTTCCGTAGAGCAAATCTCGGAGCGCCAGTTCGTGAAAGGCCAGGTTACCAACCCCGAGCAACTGGTACAGGGCAAAGTCGCTGGCTTGCAGGTAACCACCAGCAGCGGTGCTCCCGGCGCTGGCTCGGTTATCCGCATCCGCGGCGGCTCCTCGCTGAACGCCGGCAACGACCCGCTGTTCGTAATTGACGGTGTGCCGGTTGACAACCGCGACCTGCCCGGTGCCTCCAACCCCTTGTCGCTGATCAACCCCAACGACATCGAGAGCATCAGTGTGCTGAAAGACGCCTCGGCCGCGGCCATTTACGGTTCGCGCGCTTCGAACGGCGTAATCATCGTAACGACCAAGAAAGGCCTGCAAGGCGAGAAGCTGCGCGTAAACGTGTCGAGCCAGAACTCGGTTTCGACGCCCGTACGCTACGTTGACGTGCTGTCGGCCGACGAATTCCGCGCCCTCGTGAACGAGCGCGGCAACGCCCAGCAAAAAGCTTCGCTGGGTACGGCCAACACCGACTGGCAGAAGGAAATCTTCCGCACGGCCCAAACCACCGACAACAACGTGAGCCTAACCGGCGCCGTTGGCAAGCTGCCCTTCCGCGCCTCGGCTGGCTACCTCGACCAAGAGGGCCTGTTGAAGCGCAACGACCTGAAGCGCTACACCGGCGCCCTGAGCCTGACCCCCGTACTGCTCGACGGCAACCTGCGCGTTGACATGAACGTGAAGGGCTCGTGGATTGACAATAACTTCTCTAACCAGGACGCCGTGGGTGCCGCCGTGTACTACGACCCCACGCAGCCTATCTTCTCGTCGGAAGGCCGTTTCGCCCCGTACGGTGGCTACTTCCAGTTCCTCGACAACGGCAGCATCAACACCCTGGCCCCGCGCAACCCCGTGGGCCTGATCGAGCAGAACCGCCGCCGCAGCACCGTAAAGCGTAGCATCGGCAACCTTCAGCTCGATTACAAGCTGCCCTTCCTGCGCGACCTGAGCGCCAACCTGAACCTGGGCTACGACATCCAGCGCAGCCGCGGTACCAGCGTAACCGACCCCAACTCGGGCCAGCTGACTGGTGCCCGCCTGGGCCGTGGTATTTTTGAGCAGTACGCGCGCGACAACAACAACCGCCTGCTCGAAGCCTTCCTGCGCTACAATAAGCAGTTTGGCGGCAGCCGCCTCGAGTTGCTGGGCGGCCACTCCTACCAGAGCTTCGACTACAAAGAGTACGTGTTCGACGACCGCGACGTATTCGGCCAGATCTTCCAGAACCCCGCCGACCGTCCGATCAACGGCAAAGACTACTTCGACCCCGGCTACCGCCTGCTGTCGTTCTACGGCCGCGCCAACTACACCCTCAAGGACAAGTACATCCTGACGGCTACGTTCCGCGCCGACGGCTCGTCGCGCTTCTTGGAAGAAAACCGTTGGGGCTACTTCCCCTCGGCTGCCTTTGCTTGGCGTTTGAAAGACGAGGGCTTCCTGAAGAACTCGTCGGCTGTTTCGGACCTGAAACTGCGCCTGAGCGTGGGCCAGACCGGTCAGCAAGACATCGGCAACCGCTACTACGACTACATTTCGCTCTACACCCCGAGCCGCAACACCGCGCAGTACCAGCTGGGTAACCAGTTCTACAACACGCTGCGCGCCGGCCTCTACAACGAGGAGCTGAAGTGGGAAACCTCCACCACCTACAACGCCGGTCTGGACTTCGGTTTCCTCGACGGCCGCATCAGCGGTGCAGTTGACGCTTACCAGCGCAAAACCACCGACCTACTGAGCTTCATTCAGGTAGCAGCCCTCACCAACCTCTCGAACGAAGGCTTCTTCAACGTAGGTGACCTCGAAACCCGTGGCGTGGAAGCCAACTTGAACCTGGGCCTCGTACGCGGCGACAAGTTCGACTGGTCGATCAACGCCAACGCCAACGTGCTGCGCACCGAAATCACGCGCCTCACCAACGTTGAGAACCCCAACTTCGTGGGCAACCCGACAGGCGGCATCGACGGCGGCGTGGGCAACAACATCCAGATCAACTCGGTAGGCTACCAGCCTCAGTCGTTCTTCGTGTTCCAGCAAGTGTACGACAGCAACGGCAAGCCGGTAGAAGGCCTGTACGTTGACCGCAACGGCGACGGCGTAATCAACGGCTCCGACCGTTACCGCTACCAGTCGGCCCGTCCGCGCGCCATCCTGGGCTTCGGTACCAACCTCACCTACGGCAAGGCCAGCCTCGCTGCCACGCTGCGTTCGCACATTGGCAACTACGTGTACAACAACGTACGCTCGCAGTCCTTCTTCGTGCAGAACTCGAACGGTTTCGTGAACAACACCACCGCAGAAGTAAACGACTCGCGCTTTGGCTCGCCGCAGTACTTCTCAGATTACTTCATCGAAAACGCTTCGTTCCTGCGCATGGAAAACATTACGTTGGGCTACAATTTCGGCAACATATACAAAGACCGCGCGAACCTCAACGTATCTTTTGCTGTTCAGAACTTGTTCACTATCACGAACTACACGGGTCTGGATCCGGAGCCGCAGCGTGATGGCAACCAAGGCATCGACAACACGATCTACCCGCGTCCGCGCACGTTCACGGTTGGTCTGAACTTCGGCTTCTAA
- a CDS encoding RagB/SusD family nutrient uptake outer membrane protein — protein MKNKFIRSLAAVMLAASLAPLSSCVGELEQSPTFLSNTETVYRDPAQIQQVLTRLYATLAISGQQGPAGLPDITGIDEGFSNYLRQYWKAQELTTDEAIIAWNDGNLPDYNRLTWNANNEFVRAMYDRIFYQVGLCNEFIRQTTDAKLSERGISGNDAATIKTYRAEARFLRALSYYHALDMFGGNVPFATEEASVGSTLPQQTNPTALFTYIESELKAAEADLPNAGPNTANYGRATKAAAWTLLAKLYLNSKTYLGASSQDRWSDVIANCNKVIAANYQLAPEYRLLFLADNDRTAANREIIFPINFDGIRTKTFGGMTFLVHAAIGGSMKASDFGVNGGWFGLRTKKNLVDLFPDANGTADKRAMFYTAGQSKEISDIFTFTDGYAVTKYKNVTSTGQAGSDATGDFPDTDFPMFRLADVYLMYAEAVLRGGTGGSQADAVRYVNQLRTRAQAAQVTTLTLDGILDERARELYWEGHRRTDLIRFGKFTGGNYVWPFKGGTPAGRGVSDNLRIFPIPTTDLTANPNLKQNPGY, from the coding sequence ATGAAAAATAAGTTTATCCGGAGTCTGGCAGCCGTAATGCTTGCGGCCTCGCTGGCACCGCTTTCTTCTTGCGTAGGCGAACTGGAGCAGTCGCCCACGTTCCTATCCAACACCGAAACGGTGTACCGCGACCCGGCCCAGATTCAGCAGGTGCTGACCCGCCTCTACGCTACCCTGGCCATCAGCGGCCAGCAGGGCCCGGCCGGCCTGCCCGACATCACGGGCATCGACGAAGGCTTCTCGAACTACCTGCGCCAGTACTGGAAAGCCCAGGAACTGACCACCGACGAGGCCATTATCGCCTGGAACGACGGCAACCTGCCCGACTACAACCGCCTGACCTGGAACGCCAACAACGAGTTCGTACGCGCCATGTACGACCGTATTTTCTACCAGGTAGGCTTGTGCAACGAGTTCATCCGCCAGACCACCGACGCCAAGCTGAGCGAGCGGGGCATCAGCGGCAACGATGCGGCTACGATCAAAACGTACCGCGCCGAGGCCCGTTTCCTGCGTGCGCTGAGCTACTACCACGCGCTCGATATGTTCGGGGGCAACGTGCCGTTTGCTACCGAAGAAGCCTCGGTGGGCAGCACGCTGCCGCAGCAAACCAACCCGACGGCGCTGTTCACCTACATCGAGTCGGAGCTGAAGGCTGCCGAGGCCGACCTGCCCAACGCTGGCCCTAATACGGCCAACTACGGCCGCGCTACCAAGGCTGCGGCCTGGACGCTGCTGGCCAAGCTGTACCTGAACTCGAAAACCTACCTGGGCGCTTCGAGCCAAGACCGTTGGTCGGACGTAATTGCCAACTGCAACAAGGTAATCGCCGCCAACTACCAGTTGGCCCCCGAGTACCGCTTGCTGTTCCTGGCCGATAACGACCGCACGGCGGCCAACCGCGAAATCATCTTCCCGATCAACTTCGACGGCATCCGGACCAAAACTTTTGGCGGCATGACGTTCCTGGTGCACGCCGCTATTGGTGGCAGCATGAAGGCCTCGGACTTTGGTGTGAACGGCGGCTGGTTTGGCCTGCGCACCAAGAAGAACCTGGTTGACCTGTTCCCGGATGCCAACGGCACCGCCGACAAGCGTGCTATGTTCTACACGGCCGGCCAGAGCAAGGAAATCAGCGACATCTTCACCTTCACCGACGGCTACGCCGTTACGAAGTACAAGAACGTAACCTCGACGGGCCAGGCCGGCTCCGATGCTACGGGCGACTTCCCTGACACGGACTTCCCGATGTTCCGCCTGGCCGATGTGTACCTGATGTACGCCGAGGCTGTATTGCGCGGCGGCACGGGTGGCAGCCAGGCCGACGCCGTGCGCTATGTAAATCAGCTTCGCACCCGCGCCCAGGCTGCGCAGGTAACCACCCTCACCCTCGACGGCATTCTGGACGAGCGTGCCCGCGAGCTGTACTGGGAGGGCCACCGCCGCACCGACCTGATCCGCTTTGGCAAGTTCACGGGCGGCAACTACGTGTGGCCGTTTAAGGGCGGCACGCCGGCCGGCCGGGGCGTATCCGACAACCTGCGGATTTTCCCCATCCCGACCACGGACCTCACGGCCAACCCCAACCTGAAGCAGAACCCCGGCTACTAA